A genomic segment from Lagenorhynchus albirostris chromosome X, mLagAlb1.1, whole genome shotgun sequence encodes:
- the LOC132513211 gene encoding transcription factor SPT20 homolog, translated as MEQALERALDRAEYIIASARQRPPERKYPSNGEKSLYEKLYDIYVEECEKEPEVTEELTSNVNLLEKLLRRESLPCLVVNLYPGKEGYSLMLKGENGSSSEIIRLPYEEGELLEYLDAEELPPVLVGLLEKSQVNVFHHGCVIAEIRDYRQSSDREAPHYQSRHILLRPTMQTLAWDVEAIASDNQNWTQEDKLLLESQLILATAEPLCLDPSVSVACTANRLLYNKQKMNTLPMKRNFKRYSMTSLNRQQELSRPPSPELRALTSCKRIRESKTGGNYGLKTFKAGSCVDMWKQRRCDLAVPSQVDVEKYAKGKKSVGCDDSQPTVWPVHEVQGDLAFGGDAGYQSQATRLAVRQLTDNSLASGKGSGTEATWERQLSPPHSFADNHPCSFPPGAESDAGRVVSRPEESVQESTQCPVQMSHSSSGSAGLRQPSPGKEPEQPKTGWVQSSVPDRGATHPPAPMRLPWHSGRSSWGESLTSQQAGSSQACASPGPAPKPPALSQESSVEHSPVSTLPATALSTAGSSQTTSVSRVTVISVGLKVIREVGPRRGGQASGRGCATRAPAPGGIQPGHLPAGALPPPPPPPQPPPPPEKNASDLRPFPVVQLPRGSLPCSSQQPAPQPRLPQLLPLQWPCAPPPRLPASRGSQGAAVPNTVVRAEEAVVVHLGAEDGFQPPQVLVLSPPGSGLSSPVLSPPQQTGWAWAAPRPQLQFSVHVRRRAAAPCPRGPQPSSQAAGTADRGPPAVPKP; from the exons ATGGAGCAGGCTCTAGAACGAGCTTTGGATCGTGCGGAGTATATCATTGCAAGTGCCCGACAGAGACCTCCGGAAAGGAAATACCCATCTAATGGGGAGAAGTCTCTCTATGAAAAACTTTATGACATTTATGttgaagaatgtgaaaaagagcCTGAGGTTACGGAGGAATTAACAAGCAACGTGAACCTGTTAGAGAAGCTTCTTAGGAGAGAGTCGTTGCCGTGTTTGGTGGTCAACCTGTACCCAGGAAAGGAGGGCTATTCGCTGATGCTCAAGGGGGAAAATGGATCATCTTCGGAGATCATCCGACTGCCCTATGAAGAAGGGGAATTGCTCGAATACTTGGATGCAGAAGAATTACCTCCTGTTTTAGTGGGTCTCCTGGAAAAGTCTCAGGTTAACGTTTTTCATCACGGGTGTGTGATAGCAGAAATACGGGACTACAGGCAGTCCAGCGACAGGGAAGCTCCCCATTACCAAAGCAGGCATATTCTCTTACGTCCCACGATGCAGACTTTAGCCTGGGATGTAGAGGCCATAGCCAGCGATAACCAGAATTGGACCCAGGAGGACAAACTTTTGCTTGAGAGCCAACTGATCTTAGCTACGGCTGAACCACTGTGTCTAGACCCTTCTGTATCAGTAGCGTGCACTGCAAACAGACTGCTCTATAACAAACAAAAGATGAACACTCTTCCCATGAAAAGGAACTTCAAGAGGTACTCTATGACCTCTCTGAATCGGCAGCAGGAGCTGTCTCGTCCACCTTCTCCTGAGCTAAGAGCCCTGACTTCCTgcaaaagaataagagaaagtaAAACAGGTGGGAATTACGGCCTCAAAACTTTTAAAGCAGGAAGTTGTGTAGATATGTGGAAACAGAGACGCTGTGACTTGGCCGTACCTTCTCAAGTGGACGTGGAGAAATATGCTAAAGGGAAGAAGTCTGTCGGATGTGATGACTCACAACCAACAGTCTGGCCAGTGCATGAGGTACAAGGTGATCTTGCATTTGGAGGTGACGCTGGCTACCAGTCCCAGGCAACAAGGCTGGCCGTCAGGCAGCTGACTGATAATTCACTTGCCTCTGGAAAAGGGTCCGGTACAGAAGCCACGTGGGAGAGACAGCTGTCTCCCCCCCACTCCTTCGCAGATAACCATCCCTGCAGTTTCCCGCCCGGGGCAGAGTCTGATGCTGGGAGAGTGGTCAGTCGGCCCGAGGAGTCGGTCCAGGAGAGCACCCAGTGTCCAGTGCAGATGTCACACAGCTCCAGTGGCTCAGCCGGTCTCAGGCAACCTTCTCCAGGGAAAGAACCAGAACAGCCTAAGACTGGGTGGGTTCAGTCTTCAGTGCCCGACAGAGGAGCCACACATCCACCTGCACCCATGCGACTTCCTTGGCACTCAGGAAGGAGCTCCTGGGGTGAGAGTCTCACTTCACAGCAGGCAGGCAGCTCTCAGGCATGTGCATCTCCTGGCCCTGCTCCTAAGCCACCAGCTCTTTCCCAGGAATCCTCTGTGGAGCACAGCCCAGTTAGCACGCTTCCTGCCACCGCCCTGTCCACTGCGGGCTCATCACAGACGACCTCGGTCTCCCGGGTCACGGTCATCTCCGTTGGCCTGAAGGTCATCAGAGAAGTGGGCCCCAGACGTGGAGGCCAGGCCTCGGGGAGAGGCTGTGCCACCAGAGCCCCAGCTCCCGGGGGGATCCAGCCGGGCCACCTGCCCGCAGGAGCTcttccgccgccgccgccgccgccgcagcctcctcctcctccagagaAAAACGCTTCGGATCTCAGACCCTTTCCTGTGGTGCAGCTGCCCCGCGGTTCGCTCCCGTGCAGCAGCCAGCAGCCGGCCCCGCAGCCGCGCCTCCCCCAGCTGCTTCCCCTGCAGTGGCCCTGCGCCCCGCCTCCTCGGCTGCCGGCGTCCCGAG GTTCACAGGGCGCCGCCGTTCCCAACACGGTCGTGCGTGCCGAGGAAGCCGTGGTTGTTCACCTCGGTGCAGAGGACGGCTTCCAGCCGCCCCAGGTGCTCGTGTTGTCCCCGCCGGGCTCTGGCCTGAGCAGCCCCGTGCTGAGCCCCCCGCAGCAGACGGGCTGGGCCTGGGCGGCCCCGCGGCCGCAGTTGCAGTTCAGCGTGCACGTGCGCCGCCGCGCCGCCGCGCCTTGCCCTCGGGGCCCGCAGCCCAGCAGCCAGGCCGCGGGGACCGCGGATAGAGGCCCGCCAGCCGTTCCCAAGCCCTGA